The following proteins are co-located in the Flammeovirga kamogawensis genome:
- a CDS encoding helix-turn-helix domain-containing protein, producing MELTVKDKSANLDIKIEPFRSSIRTTKPHKHYKYFEVIFLAEGNGYHTIDNDTYEIKPPVLFFMRKEQMHHWEITTPPKGYVIIMKKSFLENSIDKQLESFISEISNHVCVEVDDKKNLTQIFELLVEEAKNPSKYQQSIIEGLLKALFAKTLVNTKPIQSKLSNLPPLYASFKELLESNENIKNSVNYYAEILHTTPQNLNAICRNAIGLSASKLIAEYIIKEAKRFLLYTSLPVSEIAYELGFKDNSHFIKYFKRNTEQTPAGFRSQKD from the coding sequence ATGGAGCTTACTGTAAAAGACAAATCTGCAAACTTAGATATTAAAATTGAACCTTTCAGAAGTTCAATTAGAACTACAAAGCCGCATAAACATTATAAATACTTCGAAGTTATTTTTCTAGCTGAAGGTAATGGTTATCATACCATTGACAATGATACCTATGAAATAAAACCACCCGTATTGTTTTTTATGCGAAAAGAACAAATGCACCATTGGGAAATTACAACTCCTCCAAAAGGATATGTAATTATTATGAAGAAATCATTTTTAGAAAATTCTATTGATAAACAACTAGAAAGTTTTATTTCTGAAATTAGTAATCATGTATGTGTAGAGGTTGATGATAAAAAAAATCTTACCCAAATCTTTGAACTTCTCGTTGAAGAAGCAAAGAATCCATCAAAATATCAACAATCAATTATTGAAGGATTACTAAAAGCTCTTTTTGCCAAAACCTTAGTCAATACAAAACCTATTCAAAGTAAATTATCTAATCTTCCTCCACTTTATGCCTCTTTTAAAGAGCTATTAGAAAGTAATGAAAACATAAAAAACAGTGTAAATTATTATGCTGAAATTTTACATACAACACCTCAAAATTTAAATGCAATTTGTAGAAATGCTATTGGTTTATCTGCATCTAAATTAATTGCAGAATACATTATAAAAGAAGCAAAAAGGTTTTTACTATATACAAGTTTACCCGTTAGTGAAATAGCCTATGAGTTAGGGTTCAAAGATAACTCTCATTTTATCAAATACTTTAAAAGAAATACAGAGCAGACTCCTGCAGGTTTTAGAAGTCAAAAAGATTAA